In the genome of Actinomadura graeca, one region contains:
- a CDS encoding ATP-binding protein, whose protein sequence is MEISLDLLLPRDAASVPASRKILDAALQALGVEDQICDDIELMLTEACSNVIRHAENGSGYTVRATIQDLRCVIKVIDSGPGFEPDEIPVPGPSAERGRGLMIMRMLADDVRFASVPDDGALVALEKRLRYGEDSIGGRLADVRGADGR, encoded by the coding sequence GTGGAGATCAGTCTTGACCTGCTGCTGCCCCGTGACGCGGCGAGCGTCCCCGCGTCCCGCAAGATCCTGGACGCGGCCCTGCAGGCGCTCGGCGTGGAGGACCAGATCTGCGACGACATCGAGCTGATGCTCACCGAGGCGTGCTCGAACGTGATCCGGCACGCCGAGAACGGCTCGGGCTACACGGTGCGCGCCACCATCCAGGACCTGCGCTGCGTGATCAAGGTGATCGACTCGGGGCCCGGTTTCGAGCCGGACGAGATCCCGGTGCCCGGCCCGTCCGCCGAGCGGGGCCGCGGCCTGATGATCATGCGGATGCTGGCCGACGACGTCCGCTTCGCCTCCGTCCCCGACGACGGCGCGCTGGTCGCGCTGGAGAAGCGGCTGCGCTACGGCGAGGACAGCATCGGCGGGCGCCTCGCCGACGTCCGCGGCGCGGACGGGCGCTAG
- a CDS encoding ankyrin repeat domain-containing protein, whose protein sequence is MNGPPANGPHAHEPHAHEPDRDLEDFASRLFALARAGETARIVDYVEAGVPVNLANDKGDTLLMLAAYHGHAGTVRALTERGADPDRANDRGQRPLAGAVFKKEPEVVRALLDAGADPHAGSPSAADTARMFGHTEFLAWFGEPRGPR, encoded by the coding sequence ATGAACGGCCCGCCGGCGAACGGCCCGCACGCGCACGAGCCGCACGCGCACGAGCCGGACCGGGATCTGGAGGACTTCGCGTCCCGGCTGTTCGCGCTGGCCCGCGCGGGCGAGACCGCCCGGATCGTCGACTACGTCGAGGCCGGGGTGCCGGTGAACCTCGCCAACGACAAGGGCGACACGCTGCTCATGCTGGCCGCCTACCACGGCCACGCCGGGACCGTCCGGGCGCTCACGGAGCGCGGCGCTGACCCCGATCGGGCGAACGACCGGGGTCAGCGCCCGCTCGCGGGCGCGGTGTTCAAGAAGGAGCCGGAGGTGGTGCGGGCCCTGCTGGACGCGGGCGCCGACCCGCACGCGGGCTCCCCGTCCGCCGCCGACACGGCCCGCATGTTCGGCCATACCGAGTTCCTGGCCTGGTTCGGGGAGCCGCGCGGGCCCCGCTGA
- a CDS encoding MFS transporter, whose product MTASNERTAAHGEFAPPGAVAPPLHHRLFRRSGVMLAVIVGCQAMIVLDTSVVTIALPQVRDGLGLSTGGLAWIQNAYMLAFGGLLLLGGRAGDVFGRRRTFAAGVAGFTAASLLGGFATSGWFLLTARAVQGAAAAVAAPSAMALIATNFQGAARVRALSVFSAVSGAGGAIGMLAGGVLTEAGSWRWVFFVNVPVGVALAVLAPRVLAETGRRPGRFDVGGALASTSGMTALVYGLIRAGSDGWDDGPALAAFAAAAVLLGLFVLLQARVRQPIMPLWLLTGRDRAASYAVLLLLVAGMFGAFFFLTQYLQQNLGYGPLRAGAAFLPLVGLQFATVRVLPRVLPRTGARPLVGAGTLLSAAGLLWLSQISAGDGYLTGVLGPFLLIGAGAGMTILPLNVTILGSVGPEHSGAASGVAQATLWSGASLGSAVQVTVHDAAAAGAADPLGGMGAAFGAAAVFAAAAFLTTLLVMRVKRG is encoded by the coding sequence GTGACCGCATCCAACGAGCGGACGGCGGCGCACGGGGAGTTCGCCCCTCCCGGCGCCGTCGCTCCGCCTCTCCATCATCGCCTCTTCCGGCGGTCCGGCGTCATGCTGGCGGTCATCGTGGGCTGCCAGGCCATGATCGTGCTCGACACGTCCGTCGTGACGATCGCGCTTCCGCAGGTCCGCGACGGGCTCGGGCTGTCGACGGGCGGGCTCGCCTGGATCCAGAACGCCTACATGCTCGCGTTCGGCGGCCTGCTGCTGCTCGGCGGCCGCGCCGGGGACGTGTTCGGCCGCCGCCGGACGTTCGCCGCCGGGGTCGCCGGGTTCACCGCCGCGTCCCTGCTCGGCGGGTTCGCCACCAGCGGCTGGTTCCTGCTCACCGCCCGAGCCGTCCAGGGCGCCGCGGCCGCCGTCGCCGCGCCGAGCGCGATGGCCCTGATCGCCACGAACTTCCAGGGCGCCGCCCGCGTCCGCGCGCTCAGCGTCTTCTCCGCCGTGAGCGGCGCCGGCGGCGCGATCGGCATGCTGGCCGGCGGCGTGCTCACCGAGGCGGGGTCGTGGCGGTGGGTCTTCTTCGTCAACGTCCCGGTCGGCGTGGCCCTGGCGGTGCTCGCGCCGCGCGTCCTCGCCGAGACCGGGCGGCGCCCCGGCCGGTTCGACGTCGGGGGCGCGCTGGCCTCCACGTCCGGGATGACCGCGCTGGTGTACGGGCTGATCCGCGCGGGGTCCGACGGCTGGGACGACGGGCCGGCCCTCGCCGCGTTCGCCGCCGCGGCCGTCCTGCTCGGCCTGTTCGTGCTCCTCCAGGCGCGCGTCCGGCAGCCGATCATGCCGCTGTGGCTGCTCACCGGTCGCGACAGGGCCGCGTCCTACGCCGTCCTGCTGCTGCTGGTCGCGGGGATGTTCGGGGCGTTCTTCTTCCTGACGCAGTACCTCCAGCAGAACCTCGGCTACGGGCCGCTGCGGGCCGGCGCGGCGTTCCTGCCGCTCGTCGGGCTCCAGTTCGCGACCGTCCGCGTGCTGCCGCGGGTGCTGCCCCGGACCGGTGCCCGCCCGCTGGTCGGCGCCGGGACACTGCTGTCGGCGGCGGGCCTGCTCTGGCTGTCGCAGATCTCCGCCGGGGACGGCTACCTCACCGGGGTGCTCGGCCCGTTCCTGCTCATCGGCGCGGGCGCCGGAATGACGATACTGCCGCTGAACGTCACGATCCTCGGCAGCGTCGGCCCCGAGCACTCCGGGGCCGCCTCCGGTGTCGCGCAGGCGACGCTGTGGTCGGGCGCCTCGCTCGGCTCCGCCGTCCAGGTCACGGTGCACGACGCGGCGGCCGCGGGCGCCGCCGACCCGCTGGGCGGGATGGGCGCGGCCTTCGGGGCCGCCGCCGTGTTCGCCGCCGCCGCCTTCCTGACGACCCTGCTGGTCATGCGGGTCAAGCGCGGGTAG
- a CDS encoding TetR/AcrR family transcriptional regulator — MSTGTRRRGGDLEAAIYEAVFEQLKAVGYRKLTMEGIAAEARTGKAALYRRWPSKDELVTDALKHVLPEPPPSPSTGRVREDVLLLLTCLRDTLVACRGAALKVLKEDSGEGKGVMNEVIRTRISQPVLDRLYESLVEGAARGEVRPDAATRQIARVGPAMIVYQNLTEGLNLGDEELASLVDDVLIPLLRP; from the coding sequence GTGAGCACGGGCACCCGCCGCCGCGGCGGCGATCTGGAGGCGGCGATCTACGAGGCCGTGTTCGAGCAGCTCAAGGCCGTCGGCTACCGCAAGCTGACCATGGAGGGCATCGCGGCCGAGGCCCGCACCGGCAAGGCCGCGCTCTACCGGCGCTGGCCGTCCAAGGACGAGCTCGTCACCGACGCGCTCAAGCACGTCCTGCCCGAGCCGCCGCCGTCACCCTCGACGGGGAGGGTGCGCGAGGACGTGCTGCTGCTCCTCACCTGCCTGCGGGACACGCTGGTCGCCTGCCGCGGCGCCGCGCTCAAGGTGCTGAAGGAGGACAGCGGCGAGGGCAAGGGCGTCATGAACGAGGTCATCCGGACGCGCATCTCCCAGCCGGTCCTGGACCGGCTGTACGAGTCGCTCGTGGAGGGCGCCGCGCGCGGCGAGGTGCGTCCGGACGCGGCCACCCGGCAGATCGCCAGGGTCGGCCCGGCCATGATCGTCTACCAGAACCTCACCGAGGGCCTCAACCTCGGCGACGAGGAACTGGCCTCGCTGGTGGACGACGTGCTGATCCCGCTCCTGCGCCCCTGA
- a CDS encoding mechanosensitive ion channel family protein, producing the protein MDDLNWQRVIVAAIVMAAALAVAVVLRLLTGRLFRRAGDTRWAWDDLAARLVRDLAVPVAVLGGAWISAKVLELPRGTLDVTAKVLTAATILVVSLALARLIAGSVTSIALARQGVAANVTIFANITRVIVIGVGLLVMLQSLGVSITPLLGALGVGGLAVALALQDTLANLFAGVHVLASKTIEPGDYIKLSSGQEGYVVDINWRNTSIRTLSDNIEVIPNARFSDTILTNFHRPAQDMSLLLQAKAPYEADLERVERLAVEVGEGVMADVQGGVKDAEVLVRFHTFGESTVDFTVILRTGEFGDQFRIRHEFVKRLHRAFREEGIEVPYPRRRVTLDGVPSPDGLTL; encoded by the coding sequence ATGGATGACCTGAACTGGCAGCGGGTCATCGTCGCCGCGATCGTCATGGCCGCCGCGCTGGCGGTGGCGGTCGTGCTGCGGCTGCTGACCGGCCGGCTGTTCCGCCGGGCCGGTGACACGCGGTGGGCGTGGGACGACCTGGCCGCGCGCCTCGTCCGCGACCTGGCGGTGCCGGTCGCGGTGCTCGGCGGCGCCTGGATCTCCGCCAAGGTGCTGGAACTGCCGCGCGGCACGCTGGACGTGACCGCCAAGGTGCTCACCGCCGCGACGATCCTCGTGGTGTCGCTGGCGCTGGCGCGGCTGATCGCGGGCTCGGTCACCTCGATCGCGCTGGCCCGGCAGGGCGTCGCCGCCAACGTGACGATCTTCGCCAACATCACCCGGGTGATCGTGATCGGCGTCGGCCTGCTGGTGATGCTGCAGAGCCTCGGGGTCTCGATCACGCCGCTGCTCGGCGCCCTGGGCGTCGGCGGCCTCGCGGTCGCGCTGGCGCTCCAGGACACCCTCGCGAACCTGTTCGCGGGCGTACACGTGCTGGCGTCCAAGACCATCGAGCCCGGCGACTACATCAAGCTGAGCAGCGGGCAGGAGGGGTATGTCGTCGACATCAACTGGCGCAACACCTCCATCCGGACGCTGTCGGACAACATCGAGGTCATCCCGAACGCCCGGTTCTCCGACACGATCCTCACCAACTTCCACCGGCCCGCGCAGGACATGTCGCTGCTGCTCCAGGCGAAGGCGCCCTACGAGGCGGACCTGGAACGGGTGGAGAGGCTCGCGGTCGAGGTCGGCGAGGGGGTCATGGCGGACGTGCAGGGCGGCGTGAAGGACGCGGAGGTCCTCGTGCGGTTCCACACGTTCGGCGAGTCGACCGTGGACTTCACCGTCATCCTGCGCACCGGCGAGTTCGGCGACCAGTTCCGGATCAGGCACGAGTTCGTCAAGCGCCTGCACCGGGCGTTCCGCGAGGAGGGCATCGAGGTCCCGTACCCGCGCCGCCGGGTGACGCTCGACGGGGTCCCGAGCCCCGACGGCCTGACGCTCTGA
- a CDS encoding CocE/NonD family hydrolase, which yields MVGEGMMRRLGVTALGLRNGPHRVTVEKDLEVPAADGVTLLADRYAPADVERAPTVLVRSPYGRRGPFGLMCGQAFASQGFQAVVQSVRGGFGSGGVFEALDEREDGLATIAWLKDQPWFGGTFAMHGPSYLGYVQWAVAAEAGPELKALSMQVTASTFRDAVNVGGAFALESALIWVDLTARMKHSLSGITTGIMSPRRARRAALSGRPLAELDRLATGAQQRFFQELLVNGPDTPFWDKRDFSPTVAQVRAPVNMTGGWYDIFLPWQLKDYAALRAAGHRPHLTIGPWFHADQRMMRGSVGEAVGWFRAHLLDDPSGLRDQPVRLFVTGAGEWREFPDWPVPGMREQRWHLQPGGALAPHAPPAADPAANPPDTYRYDPEHPTPFLGGPTLLGDSRPSTDQARLERRRDVLTYTSAVLDEDLEIIGPVTADLRVRSDREHTDFVVRLCDVTPEGESLNLCEGMRRLVPGTPEADGDGVRRVAVELWPAGHRFRRGHRVRVQVASGAYPRVARNPGTGEPIGTATAMLTADQEVFHSPARPSAIILPVVDAGDGGRS from the coding sequence GTGGTAGGCGAGGGGATGATGCGCCGGCTGGGGGTCACGGCGCTGGGACTGCGGAACGGCCCCCACCGGGTCACGGTCGAGAAGGATCTGGAGGTCCCGGCCGCGGACGGCGTGACGCTGCTCGCCGACCGCTACGCCCCGGCGGACGTGGAGCGGGCCCCGACGGTGCTCGTCCGCTCCCCCTACGGCCGCCGCGGGCCGTTCGGGCTGATGTGCGGGCAGGCGTTCGCGTCACAGGGGTTCCAGGCCGTGGTGCAGAGCGTGCGCGGCGGCTTCGGGTCCGGCGGCGTGTTCGAGGCGCTGGACGAGCGCGAGGACGGCCTCGCCACCATCGCCTGGCTCAAGGACCAGCCCTGGTTCGGCGGCACGTTCGCCATGCACGGCCCGAGCTACCTCGGCTACGTGCAGTGGGCCGTCGCCGCCGAGGCGGGACCGGAGCTGAAGGCGCTGTCGATGCAGGTCACGGCGTCCACCTTCCGGGACGCCGTCAACGTCGGCGGGGCGTTCGCACTGGAGTCGGCGCTCATCTGGGTGGACCTGACCGCCCGGATGAAGCACTCGCTGTCGGGCATCACGACCGGCATCATGTCGCCGCGCCGCGCCCGGCGGGCCGCGCTGTCGGGACGCCCGCTCGCCGAGCTCGACCGGCTCGCGACGGGCGCGCAGCAGCGGTTCTTCCAGGAGCTGCTCGTCAACGGCCCCGACACGCCGTTCTGGGACAAGCGCGACTTCAGCCCCACCGTCGCGCAGGTGCGGGCGCCGGTGAACATGACCGGCGGCTGGTACGACATCTTCCTGCCCTGGCAGCTGAAGGACTACGCGGCGCTGCGGGCCGCCGGGCACCGCCCCCACCTGACGATCGGCCCGTGGTTCCACGCCGACCAGCGGATGATGCGCGGGTCGGTCGGCGAGGCGGTGGGCTGGTTCCGGGCCCACCTGCTGGACGACCCTTCCGGGCTGCGGGACCAGCCCGTCCGGCTGTTCGTGACCGGCGCGGGCGAGTGGCGCGAGTTCCCCGACTGGCCCGTCCCGGGGATGCGGGAGCAGCGCTGGCACCTCCAGCCGGGCGGGGCCCTCGCACCGCACGCGCCGCCCGCCGCCGACCCCGCCGCCAACCCTCCCGACACCTACCGCTACGACCCGGAGCACCCGACGCCGTTCCTCGGCGGGCCCACGCTGCTGGGCGACAGCCGCCCGTCCACCGACCAGGCCCGCCTGGAGCGCCGCCGGGACGTGCTGACCTACACCTCCGCCGTCCTGGACGAGGACCTGGAGATCATCGGCCCCGTCACCGCCGACCTGCGCGTCCGCTCCGACCGCGAGCACACCGACTTCGTCGTCCGGCTCTGCGACGTCACACCCGAGGGCGAGTCCCTCAACCTCTGCGAGGGGATGCGCCGCCTCGTCCCCGGGACACCGGAGGCGGACGGCGACGGCGTCCGCCGCGTCGCCGTGGAGCTGTGGCCCGCCGGCCACCGCTTCCGGCGCGGCCACCGCGTCCGCGTGCAGGTCGCGAGCGGCGCCTACCCGCGGGTCGCCCGCAACCCCGGCACCGGCGAGCCCATCGGCACCGCCACCGCCATGCTGACCGCCGACCAGGAGGTCTTCCACTCCCCCGCCCGCCCCTCCGCGATCATCCTCCCGGTCGTCGACGCCGGGGACGGCGGCCGCTCATGA
- a CDS encoding histone deacetylase: protein MDDEPLWYVAYGSNLYRERFGCYLAGGRPSGGARHYPGCRDPRRARAEAPVTMPGGIYFALTSLVWGGGMAFYDPDLPGRAAARAYLLSRRQFSDVISQEMRRAPGTDHDLSEVVRTGRQRLGPGRYETVLKVGERGGHPMLTFTAPAPHGPAELNAPTAPYLTMLGNGLREAHGWTAQRAASYLCARPGATGAWHPGTVLPLLTPAPTGASG, encoded by the coding sequence ATGGACGACGAACCGCTCTGGTACGTGGCCTACGGCTCGAACCTCTACCGCGAGAGGTTCGGCTGCTATCTGGCCGGTGGCCGCCCGAGCGGCGGCGCCCGGCACTACCCGGGCTGCCGCGACCCGCGCCGGGCCCGCGCGGAGGCGCCGGTCACGATGCCCGGCGGCATCTACTTCGCGCTGACGTCCCTGGTCTGGGGCGGCGGCATGGCCTTCTACGACCCGGACCTGCCCGGACGCGCCGCGGCCCGCGCCTACCTGCTGTCGCGCCGCCAGTTCAGCGACGTGATCTCCCAGGAGATGCGCCGCGCCCCCGGCACCGACCACGACCTGTCCGAGGTCGTCCGGACGGGGCGCCAGCGCCTCGGCCCCGGCCGCTACGAGACGGTCCTGAAGGTCGGCGAGCGGGGCGGGCACCCCATGCTCACCTTCACCGCCCCAGCCCCGCACGGCCCCGCGGAGCTGAACGCGCCGACGGCCCCCTACCTGACGATGCTCGGCAACGGGCTGCGCGAGGCCCACGGCTGGACGGCCCAGCGCGCCGCGTCCTACCTGTGCGCGCGTCCAGGCGCCACCGGCGCCTGGCATCCGGGCACGGTCCTCCCCCTGCTCACACCGGCGCCCACCGGGGCGAGCGGCTAG
- a CDS encoding glycosyltransferase, which produces MNRPLSIALVSASDLDGEHAHSVHVRDLARSLARPHHGDGTGNHVTLYTRRQDEDARARVRLGPGAALVHLDAGPARPLTDDEHLDHARDFADALRRRWSGAGRPDVVHAHGWVAGLAACAVARELGIPFFQSYHGVAATERRAGRGVHPHRDRLEKAIGRGAHTVLAGNTEEAGTVVRMGVPRPAVKVIPYGVDPDQFAQAGPAMPSGDRDRLVMVCRDLEAGDVETALRALVHVPDAELTVAGGPEREDLENDPVVHRLRLLAKELHVADRVIFLGRLPRKALPKLLRTARLALCLAPVQPSPAVPLEAMACGVPVVVTPAGGNADEVLDKITGLHVPAGRPTVIGRAIRTLLAEETTLHGYSIAAADRARSRYSWDRIAGETLRAYARALPEPEPVPVPGPRETDEAEREADLIPAMAG; this is translated from the coding sequence ATGAACCGCCCGCTGAGCATTGCCCTCGTGTCCGCCTCCGACCTCGACGGCGAGCACGCGCACTCCGTCCACGTCCGGGATCTCGCCCGCTCGCTGGCGAGGCCGCACCACGGTGACGGGACCGGCAACCACGTCACCCTGTACACGCGCCGCCAGGACGAGGACGCCCGCGCCCGGGTCCGCCTCGGCCCCGGTGCCGCCCTCGTGCACCTCGACGCCGGGCCCGCGCGGCCCCTCACCGACGACGAGCACCTCGACCACGCCCGCGACTTCGCCGACGCGCTGCGCCGCCGCTGGTCCGGGGCGGGCCGTCCCGACGTCGTCCACGCGCACGGCTGGGTCGCCGGCCTCGCCGCCTGCGCCGTCGCCCGCGAGCTCGGCATCCCCTTCTTCCAGAGCTACCACGGTGTCGCCGCCACCGAGCGCCGCGCCGGACGCGGCGTCCACCCGCACCGCGACCGGCTGGAGAAGGCCATCGGACGCGGCGCCCACACCGTCCTCGCCGGCAACACCGAGGAGGCCGGCACCGTCGTGCGGATGGGCGTCCCCCGGCCCGCGGTCAAGGTGATCCCCTACGGTGTGGACCCCGACCAGTTCGCGCAGGCCGGCCCCGCGATGCCGTCCGGCGACCGGGACCGCCTGGTGATGGTCTGCCGCGACCTGGAGGCCGGCGACGTCGAGACCGCCCTGCGCGCCCTCGTGCACGTCCCCGACGCCGAGCTGACGGTCGCCGGCGGGCCCGAGCGCGAGGACCTGGAGAACGACCCGGTCGTGCACCGGCTGCGGCTGCTCGCCAAGGAGCTGCACGTCGCCGACCGCGTCATCTTCCTCGGCCGGCTGCCCCGCAAGGCACTGCCCAAGCTCCTGCGTACCGCCCGGCTGGCGCTGTGCCTGGCGCCCGTCCAGCCGTCCCCGGCGGTGCCGCTGGAGGCCATGGCCTGCGGCGTCCCCGTCGTGGTGACCCCGGCGGGCGGCAACGCCGACGAGGTCCTCGACAAGATCACCGGCCTGCACGTCCCGGCGGGACGGCCGACCGTGATCGGCCGGGCGATCCGCACCCTGCTGGCGGAGGAGACCACCCTGCACGGGTACTCGATCGCCGCCGCGGACCGGGCCCGCTCCCGCTACTCCTGGGACCGGATCGCGGGCGAGACCCTGCGCGCCTACGCCAGGGCGCTCCCCGAGCCCGAGCCGGTGCCCGTCCCGGGACCGCGGGAGACCGACGAGGCGGAGCGCGAGGCCGACCTGATCCCCGCAATGGCCGGCTGA
- a CDS encoding helix-turn-helix transcriptional regulator, translating into MLIGRAAQLDELTSALDRAAAGSAGVVLVSGDAGVGKTHLVTALTRAARDRGCAVLVGQCAELGESMPYLPLADALWTAARAASPEAAAVRAALDSRPVLGRLLPDGDGAPGTASDLGQQRLFGAVLGLLGELGRERPVLLVLEDLHWADRSTRHLLTFLSRVLQRERVCLIGTYRTDDLHRRHPLRPVVAELLRLPNVTAVEVVPFGPGETAEYLAALADGAAPVTAEVVERVHHRSEGNAFYAAELYSAESTGEQLPAGLADLLLSRVERLSEDAQRVVRAAAVAGRRVDDELVRRVSGLDEAAAGEALREVVSHQVLVPAGAGYTFRHALLREAVYADLLPGERTRLHADFARLLAGGPDGTPDRRRGSAAELAAHSLAAHDLPAAFAASVRAGREAERLGAPAEAFEHFDRALELWDAVPGPEAVAGTDRMELSLSTVRASGRAGDIRRAVSRLRRLLDLADPADLRLGSRLREHLASYLSDLDEDDEALAVARASVEMLPPGPPDEVRAGALATYARQLLYKDPGKLLPGLAEDAVVEARAAGAGDAEASLLVTLGLYRESRETDHAVADVFARARDLAAEDDNQPVALRAAFHYARTKFDRGDLAGATLAADEGVRHALDNGLEWSTFGTVLRSLQYLIRYTTGDWDEAARLADGFGIRVVRPPEARVSAYALFLEVARGEPTVDERLRWIAPLWREDGFLTYVARGLAAEQALWRGDAAAALDHVGAVLNVLYPNETGIIRIAATGLWAHADLAARARAAGDGDAVRAAAKAGDDLLARARLAATTTWGGHPRAWLGLEGHAWLARAEAERRRLAGEHDPGAWRRSAEMFTYGGDGFVYEVARSRHRLAEALIETGDREEAAAQWRAAAGIAERLGAAPLLAALRDLGARARLDTGRPAAGPRGGPEPGAPAGPFAALTVREREVLALVAEGRNNREIAAALFISPKTASVHVSNILAKLNVSSRTQAAAAAHREGL; encoded by the coding sequence GTGCTGATCGGGAGGGCCGCGCAGCTCGATGAGCTGACCTCCGCGCTCGACCGGGCCGCCGCGGGCAGCGCCGGCGTCGTGCTCGTCAGCGGGGACGCCGGGGTCGGCAAGACCCATCTGGTCACCGCGCTCACCCGCGCGGCCCGCGACCGCGGCTGCGCCGTCCTCGTGGGGCAGTGCGCCGAGCTGGGCGAGAGCATGCCCTACCTGCCGCTGGCCGACGCCCTGTGGACCGCCGCCCGCGCCGCGTCGCCCGAGGCGGCGGCGGTCCGCGCCGCGCTGGACTCCAGGCCCGTGCTCGGGCGGCTGCTGCCCGACGGCGACGGAGCGCCCGGCACCGCGTCCGACCTCGGGCAGCAGCGGCTGTTCGGCGCGGTGCTCGGCCTGCTCGGCGAGCTCGGGCGGGAGCGGCCCGTCCTGCTGGTGCTGGAGGACCTGCACTGGGCCGACCGCTCCACCCGCCACCTGCTGACCTTCCTCAGCCGCGTCCTGCAGCGGGAACGCGTCTGCCTGATCGGCACCTACCGCACCGACGACCTGCACCGGCGGCATCCGCTGCGTCCCGTCGTGGCCGAGCTGCTGCGGCTGCCGAACGTCACCGCCGTCGAGGTCGTGCCGTTCGGGCCCGGCGAGACCGCCGAGTACCTCGCCGCGCTGGCGGACGGCGCGGCGCCGGTGACCGCCGAGGTCGTCGAGCGCGTCCACCACCGCTCGGAGGGCAACGCGTTCTACGCCGCCGAGCTGTACTCGGCCGAGAGCACCGGGGAGCAACTGCCCGCGGGGCTCGCCGACCTGCTGCTGTCCCGGGTGGAGCGGCTGTCGGAGGACGCGCAGCGCGTCGTGCGGGCCGCCGCGGTCGCCGGGCGGCGCGTCGACGACGAGCTGGTCCGCCGCGTGTCCGGGCTGGACGAGGCGGCGGCCGGGGAGGCGCTGCGGGAGGTCGTCTCGCACCAGGTCCTCGTCCCCGCGGGCGCCGGCTACACCTTCCGGCACGCGCTGCTGCGCGAGGCCGTCTACGCCGACCTGCTGCCGGGCGAGCGGACCCGGCTGCACGCCGACTTCGCCCGGCTGCTCGCCGGCGGGCCGGACGGGACGCCCGACCGGCGGCGCGGGTCGGCGGCCGAGCTGGCCGCCCACAGCCTCGCCGCGCACGACCTGCCCGCCGCGTTCGCCGCGTCCGTCCGCGCGGGCCGCGAGGCCGAGCGGCTCGGCGCGCCCGCGGAGGCGTTCGAGCACTTCGACCGGGCGCTGGAGCTGTGGGACGCCGTCCCCGGCCCCGAGGCCGTCGCGGGGACGGACCGGATGGAGCTCTCGCTGTCCACCGTCCGCGCGTCGGGCCGCGCCGGCGACATCCGCCGGGCGGTCTCGCGGCTGCGTCGGCTGCTCGACCTGGCCGACCCCGCCGACCTGCGGCTCGGGTCGCGGCTCCGCGAGCACCTGGCGTCCTACCTCTCCGACCTCGACGAGGACGACGAGGCGCTGGCGGTGGCCCGCGCGTCCGTGGAGATGCTGCCGCCCGGCCCGCCGGACGAGGTGCGCGCCGGCGCCCTCGCCACCTACGCCCGGCAGCTGCTGTACAAGGACCCCGGCAAGCTGCTGCCGGGGCTGGCCGAGGACGCCGTCGTCGAGGCGCGCGCCGCCGGCGCCGGGGACGCCGAGGCCAGCCTGCTGGTCACCCTCGGCCTGTACCGGGAGTCGCGGGAGACCGACCACGCGGTCGCCGACGTGTTCGCCCGCGCCCGCGACCTCGCCGCCGAGGACGACAACCAGCCGGTCGCCCTGCGCGCCGCGTTCCACTACGCCCGGACGAAGTTCGACCGGGGCGACCTCGCCGGCGCGACCCTCGCCGCCGACGAGGGCGTCAGGCACGCCCTGGACAACGGCCTCGAATGGAGCACGTTCGGGACGGTCCTGCGCAGCCTCCAGTACCTGATCCGCTACACGACCGGGGACTGGGACGAGGCGGCGCGGCTGGCCGACGGGTTCGGGATCCGGGTCGTCCGCCCGCCGGAGGCGCGGGTCTCCGCGTACGCGCTGTTCCTGGAGGTCGCCCGCGGCGAGCCGACCGTCGACGAGCGGCTGCGCTGGATCGCGCCGCTGTGGCGCGAGGACGGCTTCCTCACCTACGTCGCCCGCGGCCTCGCCGCCGAGCAGGCGCTGTGGCGGGGCGACGCCGCCGCCGCGCTCGACCACGTCGGGGCCGTGCTGAACGTGCTGTACCCGAACGAGACGGGCATCATACGGATCGCCGCGACGGGACTGTGGGCGCACGCCGACCTCGCCGCCCGCGCCCGCGCCGCCGGGGACGGGGACGCCGTCCGCGCCGCCGCGAAGGCCGGCGACGACCTGCTCGCCCGAGCGCGGCTCGCCGCCACCACCACCTGGGGCGGCCATCCGCGGGCCTGGCTGGGGCTGGAGGGGCACGCCTGGCTCGCCCGCGCCGAGGCCGAGCGCCGCAGGCTGGCCGGCGAGCACGACCCCGGCGCGTGGCGGAGGTCGGCCGAGATGTTCACCTACGGCGGGGACGGGTTCGTGTACGAGGTCGCCCGCTCGCGCCACCGGCTGGCCGAGGCGCTCATCGAGACCGGCGACCGGGAGGAGGCCGCGGCGCAGTGGCGGGCCGCCGCCGGGATCGCCGAACGGCTCGGCGCCGCGCCGCTGCTGGCCGCGCTCCGCGATCTCGGCGCCCGCGCGCGGCTGGACACGGGACGGCCCGCCGCCGGTCCCCGGGGCGGCCCGGAGCCCGGCGCCCCCGCGGGGCCGTTCGCGGCGCTGACCGTCCGCGAGCGGGAGGTGCTCGCGCTCGTCGCGGAGGGACGCA